From Fundulus heteroclitus isolate FHET01 chromosome 5, MU-UCD_Fhet_4.1, whole genome shotgun sequence, a single genomic window includes:
- the LOC105915392 gene encoding uncharacterized protein LOC105915392, with protein MGRTRIGLSLSLLLYFLQLYRARGDNCNSLPLKNLSCYNDYNHTITCVWNESPVCDHTDDVCTVQAEQVPEELSYTEPYKTSCKLKPFDASNPASKSFSLVFKMRYTFMSYDELSIKANCTHSKQIDKMSYKPSSHIKLNPPGKPNVNQTTVTWLTQVKEHYRIRHFQSQLQWKQKDKSWNDPSVQTKQKDRCERSCEVQLDPSLLIRDETYEARVRVKVSEEALNGIWSDWSPTESWVSPVGTQKSISEYGMGVTRTGVLTLAAMGLLLTGVVLIIRKKTLIYMVKSFKGPPLPDPGKSEIFQDWFTLNSKDKGDSLGSKPERSAVQTWLGSHFTGEYVQSFLSSVDIVPYEVTSTVDAVQFCKPTVKIITESDNYNSSCSSFSNPSYSELCTSSCVPTDKLQACAVDAPYKPVGGQAEEINTEHDSELVAKKDLEMVKLLFMSGNEKVSVVVSDYEKVKKQQAERHRLHSVDSGMCSCEEVSQESIEADSINMSDGQDEGTPLKRQIEEEDKEGNETKLDFQTLFGGSGSILGKNSIQICSGYKKIPGLQPSGWQDVSMTAEERQEDRTDEEDKPSETTCFLFPPHPPITLPQQHLNICESTRSPFLPSLHVNDFLKQIALSGSAQQQSCDDGYMPVRQKET; from the exons ATGGGGAGAACTAGAATAggactctctctttctcttctgctATATTTTCTTCAGCTCTACAGAGCTAGAGGTGATAATTGCAACAGCCTTCCACTGAAGA ATCTTTCTTGTTACAATGACTATAATCATACCATCACCTGTGTGTGGAACGAGTCACCTGTCTGTGATCATACAGATGATGTGTGCACAGTGCAAGCAGAACAAGTTCCAGAAGAACTGAGTTATACGGA GCCCTACAAGACTTCCTGTAAGTTGAAGCCATTTGATGCCTCAAACCCAGCTTCAAAAAGCTTCTCTTTAGTCTTCAAAATGCGTTATACT TTTATGTCCTATGATGAGTTATCCATTAAGGCGAACTGCACACATTCAAAACAAATTGACAAAATGTCCTACAAGCCATCGAGTCACA TTAAGTTGAATCCACCAGGAAAACCCAATGTAAACCAGACTACTGTGACGTGGCTTACACAAGTTAAAGAACACTACCGAATTCGTCATTTCCAGTCCCAGCTACAGTGGAAACAAAAAGATAAGTCATGGAAT gATCCTTCTGTTCAGACTAAACAGAAGGATCGGTGCGAAAGGTCCTGTGAGGTGCAGCTGGATCCCAGTTTGCTCATAAGAGACGAGACTTATGAAGCGCGTGTTCGTGTGAAAGTCTCTGAAGAAGCTCTAAATGGGATCTGGAGTGATTGGAGCCCCACAGAGTCATGGGTGTCACCAGTGGGAACACAGAAATCAATATCAg AGTATGGCATGGGAGTTACGAGAACTGGTGTTTTAACCCTGGCAGCGATGGGTCTTTTGCTCACTGGCGTGGTCCTGATAATACGTAAAAAGACACT GATCTACATGGTGAAGAGTTTTAAAGGTCCACCCTTACCAGACCCTGGGAAATCTGAAATCTTCCAG GACTGGTTTACTCTGAATTCTAAAGACAAAGGAGATTCTCTTGGATCAAAACCGGAGAGATCTGCAGTCCAG ACTTGGTTAGGGTCTCATTTTACTGGTGAATACGTCCAATCTTTCTTGAGCTCGGTGGACATTGTCCCTTATGAAGTAACCTCCACCGTGGATGCCGTGCAGTTCTGCAAGCCAACTgtaaaaattattacagaaagcGACAATTACAACTCgagctgctccagcttctccaaCCCCAGTTACTCTGAGCTGTGTACTTCTTCTTGTGTGCCTACTGATAAACTGCAGGCCTGTGCAGTTGATGCCCCCTACAAGCCTGTTGGGGGCCAAGCTgaagaaataaacactgaacATGACAGTGAATTAGTGGCAAAAAAGGATTTGGAAATGGTCAAGTTACTGTTTATGAGTGGTAATGAAAAGGTGTCAGTGGTTGTTTCAGACTATGAGAAGGTTAAAAAGCAACAGGCCGAGCGCCACAGGCTCCACAGTGTAGATTCAGGCATGTGCAGTTGTGAAGAAGTCAGTCAGGAAAGCATCGAAGCAGACAGCATCAATATGAGTGATGGACAAGATGAGGGGACACCCCTAAAGAGACAAATAGAGGAGGAAGACAAGGAAGGGAATGAGACAAAATTAGATTTCCAGACATTGTTTGGAGGCAGCGGGAGCATCTTGGGCAAAAACTCTATCCAGATTTGTTCAGGTTATAAAAAAATCCCAGGGCTGCAACCTTCAGGTTGGCAAGATGTTAGCATGACAGCTGAGGAGAGACAGGAAGACAGAACAGACGAGGAAGATAAGCCCTCTGAAACGACTTGCTTCCTTttccctcctcatcctcccaTCACCCTACCACAGCAGCACTTAAACATCTGTGAGTCAACTAGGAGTCCATTCTTACCATCTCTCCATGTTAATGACTTCCTTAAGCAGATTGCTCTTTCAGGTAGTGCACAGCAGCAGTCCTGTGATGATGGCTACATGCCGGTGAGGCAGAAAGAGACCTGA